A window from Saccharomyces cerevisiae S288C chromosome XIII, complete sequence encodes these proteins:
- the CPR3 gene encoding peptidylprolyl isomerase CPR3 (Mitochondrial peptidyl-prolyl cis-trans isomerase (cyclophilin); catalyzes the cis-trans isomerization of peptide bonds N-terminal to proline residues; involved in protein refolding after import into mitochondria) — MFKRSIIQQSRLFSNSASRLGKKVFFDPAVNGTKIGRIEFELYDNVVPKTAENFRALCTGEKGWGYKGVPFHRIIPDFMIQGGDTDLTNGFGGKSIYGSKFADENFVKKHDKAGLLSMANAGPNTNGSQFFITTVPCPWLDGKHVVFGEVTKGMDIVKAIESYGTASGKPRAEIVIEEAGEL; from the coding sequence ATGTTTAAACGTTCCATCATTCAACAGTCCCGCTTATTCTCCAATTCTGCTTCTAGACTAGGTAAAAAAGTGTTCTTTGATCCTGCGGTCAATGGAACCAAAATCGGCAGAATAGAATTTGAATTATATGATAATGTGGTTCCTAAAACTGCTGAAAATTTCAGAGCCTTATGTACCGGCGAAAAGGGCTGGGGCTATAAAGGTGTCCCTTTCCACAGAATCATCCCAGACTTCATGATCCAAGGTGGTGACACTGATTTGACTAACGGTTTTGGGGGCAAATCCATTTACGGTTCCAAGTTCGCTGACGAAAATTTTGTCAAAAAGCATGACAAGGCAGGTTTGTTATCTATGGCAAATGCTGGACCAAACACTAACGGTTCtcaattcttcattacCACTGTGCCTTGTCCATGGTTGGATGGAAAACACGTTGTCTTTGGTGAGGTAACCAAAGGTATGGACATTGTCAAAGCAATCGAATCATACGGTACTGCTTCTGGTAAACCAAGAGCTGAAATCGTTATCGAAGAAGCTGGTGAGTTATGA
- the ATP18 gene encoding F1F0 ATP synthase subunit i (Subunit of the mitochondrial F1F0 ATP synthase; F1F0 ATP synthase is a large, evolutionarily conserved enzyme complex required for ATP synthesis; termed subunit I or subunit j; does not correspond to known ATP synthase subunits in other organisms), producing MLKRFPTPILKVYWPFFVAGAAVYYGMSKAADLSSNTKEFINDPRNPRFAKGGKFVEVD from the coding sequence ATGTTGAAAAGATTCCCTACCCCTATCCTTAAAGTATACTGGCCTTTCTTTGTGGCTGGCGCCGCAGTGTATTATGGTATGAGTAAAGCTGCTGACCTTTCTTCTAACACGAAGGAATTTATCAATGATCCAAGAAATCCCAGATTCGCAAAAGGTGGAAAGTTTGTGGAAGTTGATTGA
- the DUS1 gene encoding tRNA dihydrouridine synthase (Dihydrouridine synthase; member of a widespread family of conserved proteins including Smm1p, Dus3p, and Dus4p; modifies pre-tRNAs at U16 and U17 of the D loop) — protein MTEPALSSANNALMQKLTGRQLFDKIGRPTRIVAPMVDQSELAWRILSRRYGATLAYTPMLHAKLFATSKKYREDNWSSLDGSSVDRPLVVQFCANDPEYLLAAAKLVEDKCDAVDLNLGCPQGIAKKGHYGSFLMEEWDLIHNLINTLHKNLKVPVTAKIRIFDDCEKSLNYAKMVLDAGAQFLTVHGRVREQKGQKTGLANWETIKYLRDNLPKETVFFANGNILYPEDISRCMEHIGADAVMSAEGNLYNPGVFNVGQTKNKEKIFPRVDKIIREYFQIVKECQESKASKTAMKSHFFKILRPFLPHHTDIRSTLATMNAKATWEEWEEQVVKPVEKVVQEIFEQPDIAIKDEITIGEKQSWGGSYRTVPYWRCQPYFRPVNGITGDKRVMQGLIDESVNKKRKADVPLESADKKKDVKA, from the coding sequence ATGACTGAACCTGCCCTGAGTAGCGCTAATAACGCTCTGATGCAAAAACTAACAGGTCGACAACTTTTTGACAAGATCGGCCGTCCTACTAGGATCGTTGCACCAATGGTAGACCAATCCGAATTAGCATGGCGTATTCTATCGAGAAGATACGGTGCAACCTTGGCGTACACTCCCATGTTACATGCAAAATTATTTGCTACCTCGAAGAAATATAGAGAAGATAATTGGTCTTCCTTAGACGGCTCTAGCGTAGATAGGCCGTTGGTTGTACAGTTCTGCGCTAATGACCCAGAGTATCTATTGGCGGCAGCTAAACTGGTGGAAGATAAATGCGATGCGGTAGATTTGAATTTGGGCTGTCCTCAAGGCATAGCTAAGAAAGGTCACTATGGGTCATttttgatggaagaatgGGACCTTATACACAATTTAATCAACACCTTGCacaaaaatttgaaagttCCAGTTACAGCAAAAATACGTATATTTGACGACTGTGAAAAGAGTTTGAATTACGCCAAGATGGTGCTGGATGCTGGAGCTCAATTTTTAACCGTCCATGGGAGAGTAAGAGAGCaaaaaggacaaaaaaCTGGTTTAGCTAACTGGGAAACAATCAAATACCTAAGAGATAATTTACCTAAAGAAACCGTGTTTTTTGCTAACGGGAATATCTTATATCCTGAAGATATTTCACGTTGTATGGAACATATCGGTGCTGACGCAGTGATGAGTGCTGAGGGGAACTTATACAATCCTGGTGTTTTCAATGTAGGCCAAACTAAGAACAAGGAGAAGATATTTCCACGCGTAGATAAGATTATCAGAGAGTATTTCCAGATTGTCAAAGAATGCCAGGAATCTAAAGCCTCCAAGACAGCAATGAAatcacatttttttaaGATTTTAAGGCCTTTCTTGCCGCATCATACTGATATTAGGTCAACACTTGCTACTATGAATGCAAAAGCCACGTGGGAAGAATGGGAGGAACAAGTAGTGAAGCCTGTCGAAAAAGTAGTGcaagaaatatttgaacAGCCAGATATCGCTATTAAGGATGAAATTACTATCGGCGAAAAGCAATCATGGGGTGGTTCATATAGAACTGTTCCATACTGGAGATGTCAACCATATTTTAGGCCTGTTAACGGTATCACAGGTGATAAAAGAGTTATGCAAGGCCTCATAGATGAAAGCGTGAACAAGAAACGTAAAGCTGACGTGCCATTAGAATCTGCtgataaaaagaaggacGTGAAAGCTTAA
- the BET5 gene encoding TRAPP subunit BET5 (Core component of transport protein particle (TRAPP) complexes I-III; TRAPP complexes are related multimeric guanine nucleotide-exchange factors for the GTPase Ypt1p, regulating ER-Golgi traffic (TRAPPI), intra-Golgi traffic (TRAPPII), endosome-Golgi traffic (TRAPPII and III) and autophagy (TRAPPIII); human homology TRAPPC1 complements yeast null mutant): MGIYSFWIFDRHCNCIFDREWTLASNSASGTINSKQNEEDAKLLYGMIFSLRSITQKLSKGSVKNDIRSISTGKYRVHTYCTASGLWFVLLSDFKQQSYTQVLQYIYSHIYVKYVSNNLLSPYDFAENENEMRGQGTRKITNRNFISVLESFLAPMVNQ; the protein is encoded by the coding sequence ATGGGGATATATTCATTTTGGATCTTTGATAGGCATTGTAACTGTATATTTGATAGAGAATGGACATTGGCGTCCAATAGCGCAAGTGGTACAATAAACTCCAAACagaatgaagaagatgcaAAACTTCTGTATGGTATGATATTTTCGTTACGCTCCATTACACAAAAGCTCTCCAAAGGGTCTGTTAAAAATGACATACGGAGTATATCTACAGGAAAGTATAGAGTCCACACATACTGTACAGCTTCAGGGCTATGGTTTGTTCTATTGTCCGACTTTAAACAGCAGTCTTACACTCAGGTTTTACAGTATATTTACAGCCATATTTATGTCAAATACGTGAGCAACAACTTATTATCACCGTACGATTTCGCtgaaaacgaaaatgaaatgaGAGGTCAAGGGACAAGAAAGATCACCAATAGAAACTTTATATCCGTTCTCGAGTCATTTCTAGCACCAATGGTTAATCAGTGA
- the TDA9 gene encoding Tda9p (Transcription factor that regulates acetate production; green fluorescent protein (GFP)-fusion protein localizes to the nucleus; null mutant is sensitive to expression of the top1-T722A allele; not an essential gene; TDA9 has a paralog, RSF2, that arose from the whole genome duplication), whose amino-acid sequence MSSEEFKGLPIKRDISSTIYADRPPALSAPPCVGATGNDKIQVLPIPKKSRTIKTDKPRPFLCHICTRGFVRQEHLKRHQRAHTNEKPFLCVFCGRCFARRDLVLRHQHKLHSALVSKESINSKDKTEIDAINDKNIIQIQGNKQTILPTPSNPLAKTAVQLKKAAKEKKNGKQGKLDLSPSYGANNHSTDVSPSVGNSSTPAVIEETDSSSHFPLPDTNIPTKSKRHASFSASSAFTYSSDNFQKLHQQAKSDFDELQESIPHQVGFSTPQLTAQQLIENAIESGVVDLETLDLPPFLSLDGLPPASSSAAVAASEQIDICPSSATDTISGANSTPNQAATAPPFQLPIARESSSLFLANTPYLSDFLTMGSSYGGSGGFAKSITADPSLDYFNYKNHSHPDSRHNNSSSGINYSNNKNNNESIEKSQNNSNVINETIDHTDIHAHHADAHDDSFIESEEWLSKFIMDSQIDNDLKLNINHFNDIGFNNLHPQNPTTHSEPRNMHNENRDMHRSASKFQSVSENISPREQMSLFKTKQNKAISKFLSDEKIPSTASPSSSASPVQFDKKNVDINEFLLDESVSNLFTTRQIDLFKKNVNLYSPLFQNQKDAVSSTSLTPSLTTQTATTQSGPGWTDSSQKLTFFTEQLRNLIIKENNLKSNLFPTVDELNHYVDLYQVEFHKYFPFIHLYSIIPSSENYPLVISISMIGALYGFHSTHALLLSKIARTRVRMFLENTRSNHDKTPIWLMQSLVLLTFTSIFSNDMNAFRTVNTQIMILVQLIKISKLNYPLENFIKPPIESDHVLEYQDNPAVLNQFKAQYNTREQINRNFKYFILAQSRIRICHIVLLISNLFKSLVDFDCCFHSIDLKCGVPCYNEVLFFCENSRTWNENLTRFNIVLDSKFSLIEVSNGESNYEKCLMYLSNGNPYLYKNAKISFKTLLSLLISIHEKINIERDALKDSYESDFHAKNVQWRMHSRPLVATMLKHWELLYIKNGGILALSDENLPIINTNPSFRLIIPLYFFAKLRKCLDIAPTLRCIWNQDWNSMNSSLEKVCYERESLREATEYAVSVITFWIDTVSVMKGKSTQTPIFTITCIFVSILVIAGYMRRLEDFAQNKNSDCMIGSLKSTDRILWLKAFKTLKRIESHLSEREYKLQTFAEFLRVPDNGSLDIESLDSSLIENTLNSHDVTNQALDIITRTRLSSRTLYCGARILGDTPVWPVSLLFAHALQSRAIYNINHRKSVNSV is encoded by the coding sequence ATGTCATCGgaagaattcaaaggaCTTCCGATCAAACGAGATATATCCTCCACTATCTATGCTGATAGACCTCCAGCATTATCTGCTCCTCCGTGCGTTGGTGCTACTGGGAATGATAAAATACAAGTACTACCGATCCCCAAGAAATCTAGGACTATCAAAACCGATAAGCCAAGACCTTTCCTATGCCACATCTGTACAAGGGGGTTCGTGAGACAAGAGCATTTAAAACGACATCAAAGAGCACATACGAACGAGAAACCCTTTCTCTGTGTCTTTTGCGGAAGGTGTTTTGCAAGAAGGGATCTGGTTTTGCGGCATCAACATAAACTACACTCAGCACTGGTTTCTAAAGAATCTATAAACTCTAAGGATAAAACTGAAATAGATGCTATCAATGATAAGAATATAATTCAGATTCAAGGCAATAAGCAAACAATTTTACCAACGCCTAGCAATCCGCTAGCAAAGACGGCAGTACAGTTGAAAAAAGCCGccaaagagaaaaaaaatggtaagCAAGGCAAATTAGACCTGAGTCCTTCATACGGGGCAAATAATCATAGTACAGACGTTTCACCGTCAGTGGGGAACTCATCAACACCTGCTGTAATCGAAGAGACAGACTCGTCTTCCCATTTTCCGCTTCCAGATACAAATATTCCGACCAAATCAAAGAGGCATGCATCATTTTCGGCATCTAGCGCATTCACATATAGTTCAGataactttcaaaagctaCATCAACAAGCAAAATCGGATTTTGATGAACTACAGGAAAGTATCCCTCACCAAGTGGGATTTTCTACACCCCAATTAACGGCACAACAACTTATAGAAAATGCTATTGAATCTGGTGTTGTGGACTTGGAAACTTTGGATTTACCGCCATTTTTATCGTTAGATGGCTTACCACCCGCGAGCTCAAGTGCTGCTGTAGCAGCATCCGAGCAGATAGATATCTGTCCCTCCTCTGCGACAGACACTATCTCTGGCGCTAACAGTACTCCAAACCAAGCAGCAACAGCTCCTCCTTTTCAATTACCAATAGCAAGGGAAAGCAGTTCCTTGTTTTTGGCAAATACCCCTTATTTATCTGACTTTTTAACAATGGGATCTTCCTATGGTGGTTCTGGAGGGTTTGCCAAATCTATCACTGCTGATCCCAGTTTGGACTATTTCAACTACAAAAACCATTCGCATCCAGATTCAAGGCATAACAACAGCTCCAGCGGTATCAATTAtagcaataataaaaacaacaatgaatcaattgaaaaatctcAAAACAACAGTAACGTAATCAATGAAACTATTGACCACACTGACATCCATGCCCATCACGCGGATGCTCATGATGACTCCTTCATAGAAAGTGAAGAGTGGCTCTCTAAGTTTATTATGGACTCTCAGATTGATAATGATCTTAAACTTAATATAAACCATTTTAACGATATTGGGTTTAACAATTTACACCCTCAAAATCCTACGACCCATTCTGAACCAAGAAATATGCATAATGAAAACAGAGATATGCACCGATCTGCAAGCAAATTTCAATCTGTATCGGAAAACATCTCTCCAAGGGAACAAATGTCTTTGTTTAAAACTAAACAGAACAAGgccatttcaaaatttctgtCTGACGAGAAAATTCCTTCAACTGCGTCACCATCTTCCTCTGCTTCGCCAGTTCagtttgataaaaaaaatgttgacatcaatgaatttttaCTGGACGAGTCCGTGTCCAACTTATTCACGACTAGGCAAATTGAtttattcaagaaaaatgtgaACTTATATTCACCactatttcaaaatcaaaaagacGCAGTCTCATCTACAAGCCTGACGCCATCGTTGACTACACAAACTGCAACGACACAATCGGGGCCAGGGTGGACAGATTCCTCCCAAAAGCTGACTTTCTTTACAGAACAGTTGAGAAATTTaattattaaagaaaacaatCTAAAGTCTAATCTCTTTCCCACTGTTGATGAACTGAATCATTATGTCGATTTATATCAAGTGGAATTTCATAAATATTTCCCCTTTATTCATTTATACTCAATTATACCATCCAGTGAAAACTATCCTTTAGTAATATCCATCAGTATGATTGGTGCTCTTTACGGATTTCATTCCACACATGCACTACTATTGTCGAAAATAGCAAGGACGAGAGTTAGAATGTTCCTAGAAAATACTCGAAGCAATCATGATAAGACACCAATTTGGCTAATGCAATCTTTAGTCTTATTAACGTTTACCAGCATTTTCTCCAATGATATGAATGCCTTTAGAACCGTGAATACCCAGATAATGATTTTGGTTCAGTTGattaaaatttcaaagttgaaTTACCCATTAGAAAACTTCATTAAGCCACCGATCGAAAGTGACCATGTTTTAGAATATCAAGATAACCCCGCTGTTTTGAACCAGTTCAAGGCTCAATACAATACCCGTGAACAAATAAacagaaatttcaaatattttatcttAGCACAATCAAGAATAAGAATATGCCACATAGTCCTGCTGATTTCTAACCTCTTTAAATCCTTAGTGGATTTCGattgttgttttcattCCATAGATTTGAAGTGTGGTGTTCCTTGTTACAACGAGGTACTGTTCTTTTGCGAAAATTCAAGAACTTGGAATGAGAACTTGACGAGATTCAATATCGTTTTGGATTCCAAGTTTTCCCTAATTGAAGTATCTAATGGTGAATCAAACTACGAGAAGTGCTTGATGTATTTGTCAAACGGTAATCCTTATCTTTATAAAAACGCTAAAATCTCATTCAAGACTTTGCTATCTTTACTGATCTCTATTCATGAAAAGATAAACATCGAAAGAGATGCGTTGAAAGATAGTTACGAAAGCGATTTCCATGCGAAGAATGTTCAGTGGCGGATGCATTCAAGACCCTTGGTCGCCACAATGCTAAAACATTGGGAACTACTTTACATCAAAAATGGTGGGATATTGGCTCTCAGTGACGAAAACCTGCCAATAATAAATACTAATCCGTCGTTTAGATTGATAATTCCCTTGTACTTCTTTGCAAAGCTAAGGAAGTGCCTTGATATTGCTCCAACACTAAGATGCATTTGGAACCAAGACTGGAACTCAATGAATAGCTCTTTAGAAAAAGTGTGCTACGAGCGGGAATCACTACGAGAGGCCACAGAGTACGCTGTATCCGTTATCACTTTCTGGATTGATACTGTCTCTGTAATGAAGGGTAAATCGACACAGACTCCAATCTTCACCATTACTTGTATTTTTGTTTCGATATTGGTCATAGCGGGGTACATGAGGAGATTGGAAGACTTTgctcaaaacaaaaacagtGATTGTATGATTGGTAGTTTAAAAAGCACTGACAGGATCTTGTGGTTAAAAGCATTCAAAACTTTGAAGAGGATCGAATCACATTTATCTGAAAGAGAGTATAAATTACAAACATTTGCTGAGTTTTTAAGGGTTCCAGATAATGGCAGTCTTGATATTGAGAGTTTGGACTCATCCTTAATAGAGAATACTTTGAATTCACATGATGTTACCAATCAAGCGCTGGACATAATCACGAGAACAAGATTGTCATCAAGAACATTGTATTGCGGTGCTAGAATTCTTGGCGATACACCAGTCTGGCCCGTATCTCTGTTGTTTGCTCATGCCTTACAATCTAGGGCTATTTACAATATCAACCACAGGAAATCTGTAAACAGTGTATAG
- a CDS encoding putative cystathionine gamma-synthase (Putative protein predicted to have carbon-sulfur lyase activity; transcriptionally regulated by Upc2p via an upstream sterol response element; green fluorescent protein (GFP)-fusion protein localizes to the nucleus and the cytoplasm; not an essential gene; YML082W has a paralog, STR2, that arose from the whole genome duplication) has product MVSAQVATELGQPIPLDTQHAVSVCFPTWKSVISYVEKDPKVLGCLKSGYPRFWIHPSIQKLRDILIEKYAKENETCFCFPSYRVAKRCREYVRRKCAHRNGKVRILQLATAKPINEEQKTWKRECKIAVVFVDGAYENILKQYWQYTGEIISSRLAEYVLHELFMVEKKSSPAEEKEYIEMRYGRNLNFAFADRAKELIKKRIATKVIDKDEHDEEENYHFLAGNQDEQDFQDTFLDSSLNEANHGEDHDGGISGEVDSQEEPHNGLVSTIPPEPIEMSTIEEEQSVEEDAGRCALRVCPERDVFLFPSGMASIFTAHRLLLQWDSLRLNRSRNGSDVTSSPPNKKTVIFGFPYADTLHVLQEFNETYFLGEGDESSMKELTKILHSGEQILAVFIETPSNPLLKMGNLLELKRLSELFGFFIIIDETVGGIVNIDGLPFADIVCSSLTKTFSGDSNVIGGSMVLNPQSRVYEFASRFMQLEDEYEDLLWCEDAIYLERNSRDFIARTIRINYSTEYLLDKILKPHVGENKLFKKIYYPNLTSKETLTNYDMVRCKKEGGYGGLFSLTFHDEDHAAAFYDNLKLNKGPSLGTNFTLAFPYTLMTYYHELDMAEKFGVERNLLRISVGLESQSILGKIFQEAIDKTVEI; this is encoded by the coding sequence ATGGTTTCAGCGCAAGTGGCTACCGAGCTAGGACAGCCTATACCACTGGACACTCAACATGCGGTATCTGTATGTTTCCCGACATGGAAATCTGTAATTTCGTATGTGGAGAAAGACCCCAAAGTTTTAGGGTGTTTAAAGTCTGGCTACCCCAGGTTTTGGATCCACCCCTCGATTCAAAAGCTGCGTGATATTTTAATAGAAAAGTATGCTAAAGAAAACGAAACGTGCTTTTGCTTCCCCTCTTATAGAGTTGCCAAACGGTGCAGAGAGTATGTAAGAAGGAAGTGCGCGCATCGCAATGGCAAAGTAAGGATATTACAGTTAGCCACGGCGAAACCTATCAACGAGGAGCAGAAGACGTGGAAAAGAGAGTGTAAGATTGCGGTAGTGTTTGTAGATGGGGCATACGAGAATATATTAAAACAGTATTGGCAATACACCGGAGAGATCATCTCAAGCAGACTAGCTGAATATGTTTTGCATGAACTTTTCATGGTAGAAAAGAAATCCAGCCCTGCAGAGGAAAAGGAATACATAGAGATGCGGTATGGCAGGAATCTGAATTTTGCATTTGCCGATCGAGCCAAGGAATTGATTAAGAAGAGGATCGCTACAAAGGTTATAGATAAAGATGAGCACGATGAGGAGGAAAACTACCATTTCTTAGCAGGTAACCAAGATGAACAGGACTTCCAGGACACGTTTCTGGATTCATCCCTCAATGAGGCTAACCACGGAGAAGATCATGACGGCGGGATTAGCGGTGAAGTAGACAGTCAAGAAGAACCGCATAATGGCCTTGTTTCCACTATACCCCCGGAGCCCATCGAAATGAGCACGATAGAGGAAGAGCAATCCGTAGAGGAAGATGCCGGGAGGTGTGCATTAAGGGTTTGCCCTGAGAGAGAcgtttttttgtttccgAGCGGCATGGCGTCGATATTCACTGCGCATAGATTGCTGTTGCAATGGGACTCACTGCGTTTGAATAGATCCAGAAATGGAAGCGACGTCACCTCGTCACCTCCGAATAAGAAGACCGTGATTTTTGGGTTCCCTTATGCGGATACATTACATGTCTTGCAAGAGTTTAATGAAACGTATTTCTTGGGAGAAGGAGATGAGTCTTCAATGAAAGAActaacaaaaattttacatTCCGGGGAGCAAATTCTTGCCGTTTTTATAGAGACCCCATCAAACCCACTATTAAAAATGGGAAATTTACTGGAACTGAAAAGGCTTTCGGAATTATTTGggtttttcattatcattgatGAAACTGTGGGTGGAATAGTTAATATTGACGGTCTACCGTTTGCTGATATCGTTTGCAGTTCATTGACGAAGACATTTAGTGGGGACTCTAACGTCATTGGTGGTTCAATGGTTTTAAATCCACAAAGCCGGGTATACGAGTTTGCCTCCCGTTTTATGCAATTAGAAGACGAATATGAAGATTTATTATGGTGCGAAGACGCAATTTACCTGGAAAGAAATTCCAGAGATTTCATTGCTAGAACCATCAGGATCAACTACAGCACCGAATACCTCTTAGATAAAATACTGAAGCCACACGTAGGCGAAAATAAActattcaagaaaatctaCTACCCTAATCTAACCTCAAAAGAAACACTAACCAACTATGACATGGTGAGGTGTAAGAAAGAAGGTGGATACGGCGGGCTCTTTTCACTAACGTTCCATGACGAAGATCATGCTGCGGCCTTTTATGACAATCTAAAGCTGAACAAGGGTCCTTCCTTGGGCACAAATTTCACACTCGCATTCCCCTATACGCTCATGACATACTACCACGAACTCGACAtggctgaaaaatttgggGTTGAGAGAAATCTTCTCAGAATCAGCGTAGGCCTCGAAAGTCAGTCAATATTGGGCAAGATCTTCCAAGAGGCAATTGATAAAACGGTAGAAATATGa
- the CFF1 gene encoding Cff1p (Protein required for production of 4-hydroxy-5-methylfuran-3(2H)-one (MHF); cupin superfamily protein; has structural resemblance to plant storage and ligand binding proteins (canavalin, glycinin, auxin binding protein) and to some enzymes (epimerase, germin); localizes to nucleus and cytoplasm), which yields MSANVQEAANAAIEPASFVKVPMPEPPSSLQQLINDWQLIKHREGGYFKETDRSPYTMEVEKPVNGGSGNTEMVTRNQSTLIYYLLTPDSPIGKFHKNINRIIHILQRGKGQYVLVYPDGQVKSFKVGFDYKNGEVSQWVVPGGVFKASFLLPNEEFDNGFLISEVVVPGFDFEDHTFLKGEDELKHLVGPEKAAELAFLA from the coding sequence ATGTCAGCCAATGTACAAGAAGCTGCAAATGCAGCTATAGAGCCGGCCAGTTTCGTTAAAGTCCCAATGCCTGAGCCACCAAGTAGTTTGCAACAATTGATCAATGATTGGCAATTAATCAAGCATAGAGAAGGTGGGTATTTTAAGGAAACAGATAGGTCTCCCTACACCATGGAAGTAGAAAAACCAGTAAATGGAGGCTCAGGTAATACTGAAATGGTAACAAGAAATCAATCTACGTTGATCTATTATCTACTAACCCCCGACAGCCCAATTGGGAAATTTCATAAGAATATTAACAGGATCATACATATCTTACAAAGAGGCAAGGGTCAATACGTTCTAGTATATCCTGATGGTCAAGTGAAGTCATTTAAAGTTGGTTTTGACTATAAGAATGGAGAAGTCTCGCAATGGGTTGTCCCCGGAGGTGTGTTTAAGGCAAGTTTCCTTCTGCCAAACGAAGAATTTGACAACGGTTTCTTGATTAGTGAAGTAGTGGTACCAGGTTTTGACTTTGAGGACCATACCTTCTTGAAGGGTGAAGATGAACTGAAACATCTTGTGGGACCTGAAAAGGCAGCTGAGTTAGCTTTTTTAGCTTGA